The sequence below is a genomic window from Neodiprion pinetum isolate iyNeoPine1 chromosome 7, iyNeoPine1.2, whole genome shotgun sequence.
AAAAATAGTACGACGACGTAACGTGCATGTTATTccagaaaattataatattcccTTTTCGAACCTGCTTCGTTTCAAACTATTTCATCAAACCTTCGTAGCTGTCAGAATCAATAAAACGGAGAATACTCATCGAATTATTCGATTTATGATTTTTATCTCCTGACTATGGTAATTATTACTTTGTGGAACCATAATTCTTCCAACGATTCGTAGCATTGACGAGGTGGTGATGATAAATTTGCTGTAAATAAAACTTGTAAACAATGTAAAAATATGGGTATAACGGGTTATCACATTGTAAGCTTCCAGCGCATTCGCATTCACAGCACTGCATCTTCTCGACGCCAATGTGTCTGCGGCGTGCGTATAAGCTGCGCGACTTGTCAAGGTCAATAAGTTATTACAGCAGTGCCACTGCcatatatttcaaataaaccTAAACAGTAATTTTCTTGACCTGAGCTAATCTGCCTGCTGATTGCGAGGCTAGATCCGAATTAACAAACCATGAAAAACGgcatataaaattttcagagaaCGTGACAAAAGAGCGTAGATTCTTTTTTAACGTATGCAGGTATCCGTGCTTGCGCGCATCGTTCTCACGTCAGTTTTTGCACGATGCACACTGCTCCGGACGAAacaaataatatgtataatatacgaacAAATGGACATAATATCCAATACGAATTGTCGAGTATAACACGGCTAATATACCGACTAACAAATACGTCTAGACTAACGTTCAGCGTACGTGGATACGTAGGCGTAAAATGCacaagtataaataatattatagaaatatttgaaaatgctGCGTAAGTCATCGTCAGCGTTGAACGATGCACGTATAGGTATGTGTATCTGTATGTGTGCCGGCTGCgacgtacatatgtattattatacataggtatagtACGCAATCGTCGTCGGTCGATGCCGAATACTCTCGACGCGTCGCGACGGTCGACGAGATGCCTAACCTTACCCAACGTGACATTCAAAGCGAAACCGAAGCGGCGAACTTGCTGGGCGTGTCGGCCAgacgtacatacctatgtatgtatgcgCAGGTCTGCCTATAGACCTGATATGTGCGAACGTCGAGAAACGACTCGAAGCTCGAGTTTGCCGCTACAATGCAGCGGGGAAATTATAGAacactttctctctctctctcgcactcGCGATTAGATGATGTAATTTTGATATTGAAGATTTACAGAGCGTGatgattaaaatgaaaataacagcAGCCGGGAATCGAACTAGATCGTAcgggaaaattgaagaaacgtaGAGCGAAAAACGCGAAAATACAAGGCGTATCTACATTGGGATACGTGTTTACATCACCGTATTCATAATACACCGTAGGTCGTGTCTTCTTAACAATAAGTACGTGTAAGAGTGTGCAAAGTAATTATAAAAGTCCTCGAAGCGACTTCAATTGTATTTCTTGTAGAAATAATCTTACAAAAACAATTGTCAACATGTAACGTACATATAATGTACAGCCGAAGATTCTCGACGAAGATAATATCCGTAGAAGCTAGTAGAAGCTGGCAGAATAGgcgttgaaaaaagaaaagaagaattatcgtgtgaaatgaaaatcgcGTGAACATTGGTTACTGGATTTTGTTATATCCCGTCGAAAATTTTCCAGAGCTTTCCTGCAAATTCGGTAAAAGTTTCGTCCGTTCGCCCTCGTCATTTCGCCGAATAATCGTCGTGCGTGAAATATATTGCAagcaagagagaaaaagagagagaaggatataaataaggagagaaaaatacagagagacggagagagaacGCGCGAAAACTGCATCGTTCTGCAGCGAGAACAGCCGAGAAACATCGCGAATTCTCCGGCTTACCCGAGCCTTCTAGAACCTCGATCCCCACCGCCAAAGGCACGCGAGTCGCGCATAAATACCGGCGAGCAGGAACGCCGATCATCAGTTCGTTGGAAGCAACTGCGAGAGTCAGAAGCACCTACGATACGCGTAGAAGTATATAAAAGCCATATACCGCGAGTCGATCGAAGAGAGAAGATTTAATCAGCGAATCAGACCTCGAGAAGAGAATCCTAAACCGTAGAAAGAAGTCTCACGAGCTAGCCGTTGACCGGTTCGAGTTTTGAATCTCCGTTTAGAAGcacaagaaaaacaaatcgtCATGTCGCTGATCCCGATGCTTTTCTCCGACTGGTGGGAAGACCTGGAGCGACCTCACAGCCTTCTGGACCAGCACTTCGGGCTACCCCTGCAACAGGAGCAATTAGCGGCGAGTTACCCGAGGTCGTCGATCTACGTGGTGCCCAGAGATTCTCCGCGTTCGAGCGCGCATCTCATCCCCTCGATCTACTACAGACCCTGGGGTAATTTGCTGAGGCAAGGAGACGGCGGCTCGTCGGTGGTCAAAGCCGACAAGAATCAGTTCAAGGTGAGCCTCGACGTGCAGCAGTTCAAGCCCGAGGAGATAGACGTGAAGGTGGTCGACAAGTGCGTCGTCGTCTCGGCCAAGCACGAGGAGAAACGCGACGAGCACGGCTGGGTGTCTCGCCAGTTCGAACGGCGATACCTGATCCCCGATCAGTGCAACATCGACGAGGTCTCGTCGAGCTTGTCCTCCGACGGCGTCCTGAGCATCACGGTACCGAGGAAGGAGCAGCCCAAGGTAGAGGGCGAGCGACAGATCAAAATACAGCATACCGGCAAGCCGGCTATCAAGGATCAGGCTCCGGCTAAGGATCACGAACAGCAAGAGGatcagaagaagaagaagtccGAAAAGTAAATTTGCTCTTCGTTCgtatcaaattttctaaaacaTACGATACTTGTACTCGTTGCGAGTCATTATTCGCGTTACATTACCTCGCACTTTccttaaatataataatttttttatatcgtaGGCTATAATCGACGCAGTCGTAGtcttaattataattttgtttgtGATGTATACATTGCTTAAAGTGTATCACGATCCTTAAGATCGACAAGTCTGTCAAGTGGCATTTATTAatgttaaaattattatttcattagtCGGTATAATGAGTACCTGTACCCGTTAAGTGATGATCTTGCTTTGCTACTTTGTAAAACCCACCTTTTCACGTATATCTcatgtatgaaataaaaaaatgtgtgtttAGATTCACATAAATGTGTGTCTCCTTACTCGACTCTAATCCTCTTCGCTGATCCCCCACCTTATTCCCGTTGTTATCGATTCGTCGTGCTTATTGGGCCTGTAACATTTAGCCGTAAGCGTAATCACAATTCAAAGTTAATTCAATTAGATATTACTGTTTCATTGAAAGACTAGGTTGATGATTCAAATAAGCCAGGCGTGCCTGCGCGATAAATAGCAATCAAATAATTTCTCGAAACGTGTTATTTACACACATCTATCGCATGCCGAAGAATTTCTCATCACCAAAAACTGCTGCTCAGATTATTGCTGTAGTACAGGAGTAGAAGGAATAGTTAATAGAGCGTGCACCGCGTTCTGCGGTGcatgaatatttaaattaaatttaagcaCAATCTGGCCTAGAATCTTTGTCCCCATTGACCGGatggaatatattttttgcgCACCCATTTTCGTGGCCTATGTAACGCGGCTGTTCGTTATACCACCTAGTCGCAGAAAGGCATCCTGAACGTCTCTTTGCAACTTTTAATTCTAAACCGCAATCTGCATAAACCGTGTAACCATTCGGCGAATTGTCGAATTTTAATCAATGAGGTTAACCAAGCTTTGAAATATCAAACAGGAGCGACCTCACGTGGGGAATCCTTCGAATCTGCACGTTAACAAAATACACGCTAGGTGGAAGTAGCTGGAGCTATCAGGATAAATGCGCAAGACCGCGTGGCGGCTTAGACGGCGCTTTCAAATGCTAACTTCGTTTCGACACGCTGATaacgttagaaaaaaaaaaaaaaaacagattatTAATTTTAGTATAGAGAATCAAAGCGGGGAAATAGCTGAATTTTCGAAAGGGTTGCCAAGTTTTGGAACAAAGCGTTCAGACGTTTCTTCGGAACATTGCAAAGTagatggaaatttttcattgcgTCACGTACAATGATTACGGATTTGTGTAGAGATGAGTAAAACAGAGGTATTATAACTTCTTGAAATTCCAAGTTACGTATTACGGTATCGTTCGCAAGTAGAATACGGTACCTCGGCTGCCTTCATTCCTAACAATTACAGTAAATCCGTACGGAGATGTGCGTATAAATTTCTTATGCaaagaaggtaaaaaaaaaaaaaacggttgaaaaaataattaacaatcataaaacattatacatattactACTATACGTGAGGTGCATAAACTCGAACGCGGTCGgttaagggcgttgcctagctagaaagcgcgggctactccgcttcccgcgTTAACCGTGGCGAGAGAGAGGGTAAAGAAACAAGTGAGACGGAGCAACCGAGCTGTCGCCGGAGTGGGGCGGGTGACGCGGCTAGCCTCTTCCACCCCTCACGGGcattcggtttcaaatacttttaaacagcccagtgtatcgcgctcggcacgacgcagcacctgatgaataatagaaaaaaaaagtagactcctttcagattccacttgaaaaatttactagtaatacagaatttaataaggaacccgaaactattttttttataattcgaaaacttgtcattaatgaggtaaaaatcgttaaacatttgaattgtttataaaaattgggattttcaataatgttcaacattgcattttttttatgaaagcttattcgttcaccttccGAATGCACTGTAAATGATGTCTTTACGTCGAATAGAACCGAATATATGCGAGCTCCTTttgcatcaaaattgaatgattgtcttgtaactttcgaaaacaaacataattcggacgaacaccaaaatgcgtgtcgattctttttacctttatttcatgtgaaaaaaagtatgaatagattgaaaaaatacgaggtcattttttgatggacgtgacgtagaattccttatacgtatgttgatatagatatacattcttcatatttcaacgaaaattatattcaccggcGTCGGTATTTCTACGCAATGCGATCACGTGACTGGTAATAGTCTAATagccggtattcatagtcaggttcGATTTGCAGGACTGTCTTGAGGCAGCTCAAAGCATAGCTTGATCGGCTGAGAGCTGTTCCTAATACAgtctcgaaaataatacgtaactaTTTACGAATACCGGCCAGACGTCGTCACAggtcattttaaattgaaaatgcaacgaatagctgtgagcaaattcatgatataacaacgaaaatatcatcaatctcccaggtctcaccacgtggaggtcgctaTCAAACAGAGACCCGCCGCCTAACCCGCCCCTACCTCCCAACCATGATCGGGTTTGCaccaaacaaatacaaaatgataaaaaataatataaaatggtaaaagtaaaattgaactcgtttaaaattaataaacataatcacgaaatctGTATGAGAAGGAtctcatagaaattaaattgaaacagtataagtgaaacatgacagtaatcttgataaagaaaattgatataacaaagcatcgagcattgtatacattatatggctaaataaattctatagaatGCGCAAACTATGGAAAGTAGGACGTCACGAGTGCAGGTCACagatagtaatgaaaaaataggctatagaatatttacataatatataggtatacacgcaGTCTGGTCCGACTGCAGAAAGTATTCctggaatgaataatcagatatataattataacgatatgactagcaaatttttagcacagtaatacatataactaactaaacataaatcacagaaatattgcacgtaagctatatacaaagctattatatttatgtacatatgtacatatatttatattacagtgTTTTGTCGTCTGTCGGTCGTGAATTTACTGTTTCTTACGCGCGGCCTTTTCTGGGCTTCGATGATTTGAGGGGGTTCGCGGATTGAGCGTTGTCGGGCGCGTCTAGAATCTACGATCTCGGGTtacaaacaaaagtaaaagaaatctgctcatttattctccattttttcggtccagaatttatcgtcacgttttattttatcaaaaatcaatccctttggcgttcaaactataaaatagcaccacttcctattcgtaatgtgtagaagaccttggacctgatacatgtaattatgagaaagcTCTAACTTGGCTTTTCCACCgattattttcgtctcaaatattaattctgTATCCCAAAAATCTATCGAGCGAGCGCAGCgagcgagcaaaatttttaaatgttcaaGCGAAATCCCACAAAAAGTACTGATATCCCCAAAAAGCACCTCTGGTGCAAAAACGTTTCGCCAAGTATATTAATGTGACAGCCACCCACATaacagccacctacaaaactgtaatcaaatcagatactgctgccaagtataatttatttagaagctaatgatgattttgatatactataactaatgacgaaaaaaaaaaaattgaaatcaaaattgaaattgaaaaaaaaaaaattttttattgaagtaaaaaaaattggagataGTGGTAAAAGGCGGGCTTTTTTAGaacaagcacaagaaaatacaagtcgagctatatcaatgttgtaatggcaatataaacatgggcccgccaagtaccacgtactccaatttttttttttttttatcaaaatttttttttttttttttttgaatttcaattttgatttcaattttttttttttttgtcatcattagttatagtatatcaaaatcatcattagtttctaaataaattatacttggcagtagtatctgatttgatgacagttttgtaggtggctgaTTTGTAAGTAATGTGTGCATGTATTATATGATTACCCCAGaattacgtcaagtttatttctaaaaacaaaacgcgcgtattttagtggcctaatacgtacgcgccgtatttactttgtatggaaaattctgccaggtacattgtaattttaccttggatacttaggtagtcacaataagtgataagaatattccttatgatcgacaaagtgtaaacactCATGCCAATTGCCGAATAtcgatttcgatcatttaacctgaacacgtaacaaattgatgacatattttagcgactaatgcaaaccgggctagtaccacacgtcacaatgcattctagtttatattttcgtatgtataaaaaaactagAGAATGAATGTATACTGCTATTATGAACAGCACTATCGGCTCTTGAAAGTACCTTCTTAAATTAAAGCCCTGCGATTGTTCGTACTCAAGTGATTGAATCCCGAAGTCAGAGAGGGTGCACcatcaatcatataaataattcgatttacctcattttttcctgaaatttagccaaaatctttatgccgggtcgtttcttcttctccaaAGACACATTCCCTCTCTTCTTAGCCATCGCGGGAATAAATACtgattcgaaataataaaaaacactgtagaaaaacacaagcaaaaataaaagcgcggaacactatccacgtgccgagcgacgaggattcgaaggaggggaattgtagtgggggggTTTGAGTCTACTCTCCTCGCCTGTAATTCGCATGGTCGCCCGCCAACGCAGTCGTGGCGCTAGCAGCCGCCCGCCTTTTGCacgaaaaatttgttgttttatgcttcgtgattttccttctcatttcctcatttttgaagattattaggttcttagggagtcattttgaagataaagaatagatctgtgtcgcctcTTTCGCCGaatggcgaaaaaaaattcactgtccgCTGTGTTTCACTTCAAACATAACGTACTTTCAAGTACGTTTTACGCAAATCTGAaagtgaaatcgaaaattcggcaaaaaaggcgacacagatctatcCTTCACCTTCAAAATGACcccctaagaacctaattatcttcaaaaatgaggaaatgagaaggaaaatcgtgagTCTCTGTTTGCGCGCGCTCTTCGAGgcataggcaacgcccttaatGGCTAAAATTTGCACATCCGTCTTGAGTTTCTCTCATCTCGGAAACGGTCATCGTCATTGTGTAACCGCAACGATGTTGccaaaaagaataaaaagaaataaaaaattaaacgttgccgtataaagaaaaacttgatacatcttagaaaattgaaagatcGCGAAATAAAACGAATTCTCAACCCAGTTGCAGAGTAATTATAGTAATCGCTCACTCGAGCCTCAGGAAAGAAAGACACGACTTTGCACAATAAAATTGACTTCCGATGCGTATTGCATACATCGGACGTTTCGAATCAAGACAACTATTGCGCATAGGTAATTGGGTTACGTTATTTACGATATTTTAATTCGAGCTCATTAGGTACTCGGAGAGCCGGGGATTGGAGCCTGTTGCGGTATACACGCAGACATGGCTAAACGGGCAAAGACGCGCGTCTAAAATATATACCCAACACAGTTTAAACGTAGGCATGTATTCGGTGTTCGACAGGCTGCACAGACTGTGGCACGAGCTAATGGTATCACGCTCGAATAATAAGGAATAGGAAGGAATATAGCCGAGCAGGCATCGCGGAGAGGAGACAGGGTTGGATACGCACGCATGGGTTTGCTGCGCGTTACGTTTGGGGTCCCGAGTCCCAGTACGAGGCCCCGGTTTTACAAACACACAGTCCGCAGCCAACTGCAGTCAACTTTGCACCGCGCTTTCGACCCGGGTCAGTCCGACCGGACCTTCTCTACGCTTTCGCGACGTTCTTTAGATGGCCTAATTGCTTTGTTTGATTGTGACTTGTGACTTGCCTCTCATCGCAGCCCGCGCACATCTACGCACGCATACACGCAAACGGGTGAAAATCAGGAAGTAAATCGTCTAGCGACTTCCTCTCGAGGTTCATTCGCGAGGCTACCTGTGCCGAATTAAACCGAAAATGGTAGCGCACGAGCTGACGAATACGATAGTTCTCGTATTTGCATAATTTTGTgttaaaaattgcaatttacTTGTAATCGGAGgtgagtaaaattgaaaaaaagaaagcgacttctgaaaattatatacCCTGGATTGTGCCGCACGCGCCATTCATTGTTAGCTAGGGGAGACATATGGCGAGGTAGAATTATTACTCGGTGGTAATACGCAACAGGTGTTCTCGGTCGGAAGTACGCCGATCCGTTTGCGAAGTGATGGAAGGGTGCAATTCAATACTTGCGCTAGTGTCAGTTTGTTCGCAGAAGAGTGACCGAGTCGTTAAAATGTGAGGCGACAGTGTCGAGAGAGTTAAATTTCGAAAGCTAAATCCCAAAGCGCTCGACGTAACCCGTCGATTTCGATTTTTCCCTATAACCGCTCGATCAAACGCGCAAGTAATAATCATACATtgtcgatttgaaaaatgagcgTAAAATCCGGAAGCTACCTAACAGTATTTGCCCTGTGGGTGATTACggcgagagaaattttcgttACCGGAGAACAGAGGTTCGAAGAAACGCCAGCTCTGTATCAGGAAGTATCCTCCGGAGATGACGTTCGTCTTAGGTGCAGGGTGAAAGACAAAAGAGGGCAGTGTGTGTGGCAGAAGGACCGGAAACCGGTGGGCATTCATCCGGGAAAATATGAGTGGGCGAGCGATCGCGAGGGGGACTGTTCCATCCTCGTGAAGAGGGCATCCCTCGACTTCGACGACGGTCAATGGGAGTGCCAGGTCACCCCCGGAGATTTTGCCCGTCAGGACGCCCTCACATCCCCCCCGGCTCGCCTTCTCGTCAGAGGT
It includes:
- the LOC124222864 gene encoding protein lethal(2)essential for life-like, yielding MSLIPMLFSDWWEDLERPHSLLDQHFGLPLQQEQLAASYPRSSIYVVPRDSPRSSAHLIPSIYYRPWGNLLRQGDGGSSVVKADKNQFKVSLDVQQFKPEEIDVKVVDKCVVVSAKHEEKRDEHGWVSRQFERRYLIPDQCNIDEVSSSLSSDGVLSITVPRKEQPKVEGERQIKIQHTGKPAIKDQAPAKDHEQQEDQKKKKSEK